Proteins encoded in a region of the Mycolicibacterium neoaurum genome:
- a CDS encoding beta strand repeat-containing protein, whose translation MKKERADISRHDLIHRHAGTGLDYESFARWLRVGAVAFALGASAFAAPAVAAADTSDSGASSSSSSSSSAGESSANDDRNDSRSSASESSATGSSTEPESPKQPNGRDSATELDGFDDADDTDDDTGISDAGDNEPAEQDPSDGELTEPDVTDDTEVSSGGSGSDSDSGSGESTPPTVQPTIEVPDTGTSGAGHTQSTPDASPTTTSPAVVENTATPRVSGQSTGGGLTQPQSSATTTAAPIALRSAAAVTTSGASTTAVATAAPTVIRQATDVTLQSIFTDIMHWIGLGSLSANLPVPPSPVGMFVESLWLFVRNINYTLNNQRPTAAPTTSGPGANGTITGSLNGTDYDDTNITYTVSAGPAHGTVTIDANGNYIYTPTAGTNALFDTFTVTIDDKPGNAPHRAGLLDLFANDSSLDTIVNVSLTGAPLPTAGRQSAQVTLGSMISDAMHWVGLGWLANRLPLPAIAMPEPLVSLWNAVRTFQYTWNNQRATVNPIVLGQAADGTITGSLNAVDYDDAAPVYTVAGQPKNGVVTVDANGNFSYTPNAQTAALGGNDQFSVIVDDNIGTPIHFRGLFGLLGWLGPRQTTIVVHVNPILPSSAGNGYTANGSDPTTGSTSGSVTVNNPANGTLTYTLGAGAPTRGTVTIDPTTGAFTYTPTEEARHAAAADGASAADKLDTFSVTVTDGYNTFTVPVSLNILPNNANPTVGAPGTTITNPTNGAVTGAVSVTDADGDTPRFTGPTSSTKGGTVTVDPTTGAYTYTPTAAIRHAAAATGATTADQTDTFTITVSDGHGGTIEVPVTVGISSFNTNPTAGTPTVTNVNGGSGVVSGSVGGATDADGDTPRYSGPATSVKGGTVTIDATTGAYTYTPTAAIRHAAAATGATTADQTDTFTITVSDGHGGTVEVPVSVSIVAANTAPVAGATVTGLSHTTGTATGSITGSDSDGDTTVFGGSTLSTKGGTVTIDAATGAFVYTPTAAARHAAAALGASASDLVDSFTATVSDGHGGTTSVVVVIALSATNTGPTSGSATVGSPSGPAGTVTGTVSIVDPDNDVPSYSAPALSTKGGTVTIDPSTGTYVYTPSAAVRHAAAANGATAADQTDTFTITVSDGHGGTIEVPVTVQVSGSNTAPSVSTSVGNPSGPGGSVSGTVTVTDSDNDATVITAPTQSVKGGTVTVDPATGAFTYTPTTAIRHAAAATGADRTDTFTITVDDGHGGTTTLAVTVDIDPTNTAPTVSATIGNPSGAQGTVTGTLNITDNDNDTPVITGPLTSTKGGTVTVDPTTGAFTYTPTTAIRHAAAATGADRTDTFTITVDDGHGGTTTLAVTVDIDPTNTAPTVSATIGNPSGAQGTVTGTLNITDNDNDTPVITGPLTSTKGGTVTVDPTTGAFTYTPTTAIRHAAAATGAPASAGKDTFDLTVDDGHGGTMVVTILVDVDPANSTPTAAVNVNTPNASNGSVTGSIIVTDADQDTPVFSGSTTTALGGTVTVNTTTGTFSYTPTAAARHNAAATNAPASALNDTFNVTISDGHGGTLVVPVSVAISPSNTAPTGTASINTFPNGDFSNSLTGWTAINDRVKLGGAGTVAGWPTPVDPTRAPDGGIESTGGTGTYTTTVTNGRAVMQSNLNGVTNTPTGSGGVVHGPVVVSNNPLAIYAGATVQFDWEASGGADAFDVVGYIVDVDTGRTEIMLNATGANASTVQPVTVVNYLVNTAGNYRFVFVAGTWDATQGLAAGAKLSIDNVKVLNNNNPTGVVNGAVTGSDANGDTLTYTGPGSTGKGTVILDSATGSFSYTPTAAARAAATAAGASAADQSDTFIVMLDDGHGGLTPVSVTVPIT comes from the coding sequence ATGAAGAAAGAACGCGCCGACATCTCACGCCATGACCTCATCCATCGGCACGCAGGAACCGGGCTGGATTACGAGTCCTTCGCCCGGTGGCTGCGCGTGGGCGCCGTCGCATTTGCGTTGGGGGCCAGCGCGTTCGCCGCTCCGGCCGTCGCGGCGGCCGACACGTCGGATTCCGGTGCGTCTTCGTCATCTTCGTCGTCTTCGTCGGCGGGTGAGTCCTCCGCGAATGACGATCGCAACGACTCCAGGAGCTCGGCGTCGGAGAGCTCGGCCACCGGATCCTCGACAGAGCCGGAATCCCCGAAACAACCGAACGGCAGGGACTCTGCGACCGAACTCGACGGCTTCGATGACGCCGACGACACCGACGACGACACCGGGATCTCCGACGCCGGGGACAACGAGCCTGCCGAGCAGGACCCGTCCGACGGTGAGCTGACCGAACCCGACGTCACCGACGACACCGAGGTGAGCTCCGGCGGGAGTGGTTCCGACAGTGATTCCGGCAGTGGCGAATCCACTCCGCCCACGGTTCAGCCCACCATCGAGGTTCCCGACACGGGCACCAGCGGTGCGGGACACACGCAGAGCACTCCGGACGCGTCACCCACCACGACGAGTCCTGCAGTGGTCGAGAACACCGCGACCCCGCGGGTGTCCGGGCAGTCCACCGGCGGCGGCCTTACCCAACCGCAGAGTTCTGCCACCACCACCGCGGCCCCGATCGCCCTGCGATCGGCGGCGGCGGTCACCACCTCCGGCGCGTCCACCACTGCGGTCGCGACCGCCGCACCGACGGTCATCCGGCAGGCGACGGATGTGACGCTGCAGAGCATCTTCACCGACATCATGCACTGGATCGGTCTCGGCTCACTCTCGGCAAACCTGCCGGTCCCACCGAGCCCGGTCGGAATGTTCGTCGAATCACTGTGGCTGTTCGTGCGAAACATCAACTACACCTTGAACAATCAGCGGCCCACCGCCGCGCCCACCACATCGGGTCCCGGCGCCAACGGCACCATCACCGGCAGCCTCAACGGCACCGACTACGACGACACGAACATCACCTACACGGTCAGCGCCGGACCAGCGCACGGGACCGTCACCATCGACGCGAACGGCAACTACATCTACACCCCGACGGCCGGGACGAACGCGCTCTTTGACACCTTCACCGTCACCATCGACGACAAGCCGGGCAACGCACCGCACCGGGCGGGCCTGCTCGACCTCTTCGCCAACGACAGCTCTCTGGACACCATCGTCAACGTGTCGCTCACCGGCGCACCGCTGCCCACCGCGGGACGCCAATCGGCCCAGGTGACGCTGGGCAGCATGATCAGTGACGCCATGCACTGGGTCGGCCTCGGCTGGTTGGCCAACCGGCTTCCGCTGCCCGCCATCGCGATGCCGGAGCCCCTGGTGTCACTCTGGAACGCCGTCCGCACCTTCCAGTACACCTGGAACAACCAGCGCGCCACCGTGAATCCGATCGTCCTCGGACAAGCCGCCGACGGCACCATCACCGGGTCGCTGAACGCCGTCGACTACGACGACGCGGCACCGGTCTACACGGTCGCCGGCCAGCCCAAGAACGGTGTGGTCACCGTCGACGCCAACGGCAACTTCAGCTACACCCCCAACGCACAGACCGCGGCACTCGGCGGCAACGACCAGTTCAGCGTGATCGTCGACGACAACATCGGCACACCGATCCACTTCCGCGGACTGTTCGGGCTGCTGGGCTGGCTCGGCCCCCGCCAGACCACCATCGTTGTCCACGTCAACCCCATCCTGCCCAGCTCCGCCGGAAACGGTTATACGGCAAACGGTTCGGACCCCACCACGGGGAGCACCTCCGGATCCGTCACGGTCAACAACCCCGCCAACGGCACCCTGACCTACACGCTGGGCGCCGGTGCCCCGACCCGTGGCACCGTCACCATCGACCCGACGACCGGCGCCTTCACCTACACCCCCACCGAGGAGGCCCGCCACGCCGCAGCCGCCGACGGGGCCAGCGCCGCCGACAAGCTGGACACCTTCTCGGTGACCGTCACCGACGGATACAACACCTTCACGGTTCCGGTGAGTCTGAACATCCTTCCCAACAACGCGAATCCCACTGTCGGAGCGCCCGGAACCACCATCACCAATCCGACCAACGGTGCCGTCACCGGTGCGGTCTCGGTCACCGACGCCGATGGTGACACCCCGCGCTTCACCGGGCCGACGTCGAGCACCAAGGGTGGCACCGTCACCGTCGACCCCACCACCGGTGCGTACACCTACACCCCCACCGCCGCCATCCGACATGCCGCCGCAGCCACCGGCGCCACCACCGCCGACCAGACCGACACCTTCACCATCACCGTCAGCGACGGACACGGCGGCACCATCGAAGTACCGGTGACCGTGGGCATCTCGTCGTTCAACACCAACCCGACCGCAGGCACCCCGACGGTGACCAATGTCAACGGCGGCTCCGGCGTGGTCTCCGGCAGCGTCGGCGGCGCCACCGATGCCGACGGCGACACCCCGCGCTACTCCGGCCCGGCCACGAGCGTCAAGGGCGGCACCGTCACCATCGATGCGACCACCGGTGCGTACACCTACACCCCCACCGCCGCCATCCGTCACGCCGCCGCAGCCACCGGCGCCACCACCGCCGACCAGACCGACACCTTCACCATCACCGTCAGCGACGGACACGGCGGCACCGTCGAAGTGCCGGTCAGCGTGTCAATCGTCGCCGCGAACACCGCACCGGTGGCCGGCGCCACCGTGACCGGTCTGAGCCACACGACGGGCACGGCGACCGGTTCCATCACCGGTTCCGATTCCGACGGTGACACCACCGTCTTCGGTGGGTCGACGCTGAGCACCAAGGGCGGCACCGTCACCATCGACGCGGCCACCGGCGCATTCGTCTACACGCCCACCGCTGCTGCGCGCCATGCTGCCGCGGCCCTTGGCGCCTCCGCGTCCGATCTGGTGGATTCGTTCACCGCCACGGTCAGCGATGGCCACGGCGGCACGACATCGGTGGTGGTGGTGATCGCACTGAGCGCGACCAACACCGGGCCCACATCGGGCAGCGCGACGGTCGGATCACCGAGCGGCCCCGCGGGAACGGTCACCGGGACGGTCAGCATCGTCGACCCGGACAACGACGTCCCCAGCTACAGCGCACCGGCGCTGAGCACGAAGGGCGGAACGGTGACGATCGATCCGTCCACCGGAACCTACGTCTACACACCGTCGGCTGCGGTCCGGCATGCCGCCGCGGCCAACGGCGCCACCGCGGCCGATCAGACCGACACCTTCACCATCACCGTCAGCGACGGCCACGGTGGCACCATCGAGGTGCCGGTGACCGTGCAGGTCAGCGGGTCGAACACCGCACCATCGGTGTCGACGTCGGTCGGCAACCCCAGTGGGCCAGGTGGCTCGGTCAGCGGGACCGTCACCGTCACCGACAGTGACAATGACGCCACCGTCATCACGGCGCCGACGCAGAGTGTCAAGGGCGGCACTGTCACCGTCGACCCCGCCACCGGCGCCTTCACCTACACCCCCACCACCGCCATCCGCCACGCCGCCGCAGCCACCGGCGCCGACCGCACCGACACGTTCACCATCACCGTCGACGACGGCCACGGCGGCACCACCACCCTCGCGGTCACCGTCGACATCGACCCGACCAACACCGCACCCACCGTCAGCGCCACCATCGGAAACCCCAGCGGCGCACAAGGAACCGTCACCGGCACCCTCAACATCACCGACAACGACAACGACACCCCCGTCATCACCGGACCGCTCACCAGCACCAAGGGCGGCACCGTCACCGTCGACCCCACCACCGGCGCCTTCACCTACACCCCCACCACCGCCATCCGCCACGCCGCCGCAGCCACCGGCGCCGACCGCACCGACACGTTCACCATCACCGTCGACGACGGCCACGGCGGCACCACCACCCTCGCGGTCACCGTCGACATCGACCCGACCAACACCGCACCCACCGTCAGCGCCACCATCGGAAACCCCAGCGGCGCACAAGGAACCGTCACCGGCACCCTCAACATCACCGACAACGACAACGACACCCCCGTCATCACCGGACCGCTCACCAGCACCAAGGGCGGCACCGTCACCGTCGACCCCACCACCGGCGCCTTCACCTACACCCCCACCACCGCCATCCGCCACGCCGCCGCAGCCACCGGCGCTCCGGCATCGGCCGGCAAGGACACCTTCGACCTGACGGTCGACGACGGCCACGGCGGCACCATGGTCGTCACCATCCTGGTGGATGTCGACCCGGCCAACAGCACGCCGACGGCGGCGGTGAACGTCAACACCCCGAACGCATCGAATGGCAGCGTCACCGGGTCGATCATCGTCACCGACGCCGATCAGGACACCCCGGTGTTCTCGGGATCGACCACGACCGCGCTCGGCGGAACGGTCACGGTCAACACGACGACGGGCACGTTCAGCTACACGCCCACCGCGGCGGCCCGGCACAACGCCGCAGCCACCAACGCCCCGGCGTCGGCGCTCAACGACACCTTCAACGTGACGATCAGCGACGGCCACGGTGGCACGCTCGTGGTGCCGGTCAGCGTCGCCATCAGCCCGAGCAATACCGCACCGACGGGAACGGCGAGCATCAACACCTTCCCCAACGGCGACTTCTCGAACTCCCTGACGGGCTGGACGGCCATCAACGACCGGGTCAAACTCGGCGGCGCCGGAACCGTCGCCGGGTGGCCCACTCCGGTCGACCCGACCCGGGCACCCGACGGTGGTATCGAATCCACCGGCGGCACCGGCACCTACACCACGACGGTCACCAATGGCCGGGCAGTCATGCAATCGAACCTGAACGGCGTCACCAACACCCCAACCGGTAGCGGCGGTGTCGTGCACGGACCCGTCGTGGTGTCGAACAATCCGCTGGCGATCTACGCCGGGGCCACGGTGCAGTTCGACTGGGAGGCCAGCGGGGGCGCGGACGCCTTCGATGTCGTGGGCTACATCGTCGATGTCGACACCGGCCGGACCGAGATCATGCTCAACGCCACGGGCGCCAATGCCTCGACGGTGCAACCGGTGACGGTGGTCAATTATCTGGTGAACACCGCAGGCAACTACCGGTTCGTGTTCGTCGCCGGAACATGGGATGCGACCCAGGGCCTGGCCGCCGGAGCCAAGCTGAGCATCGACAACGTCAAGGTGCTCAACAACAACAACCCGACCGGCGTGGTCAACGGGGCCGTCACCGGCAGCGATGCCAACGGCGACACCCTGACCTACACCGGACCGGGCAGCACGGGCAAGGGCACGGTCATCCTCGACTCGGCGACCGGTTCCTTCTCCTACACCCCGACGGCCGCGGCACGGGCGGCCGCCACCGCCGCGGGGGCGTCGGCCGCCGATCAGTCCGACACGTTCATCGTGATGCTCGACGACGGACACGGCGGACTCACCCCGGTGAGCGTCACGGTGCCGATCACCTAG
- a CDS encoding ATP-binding protein: protein MGETCVRDELRTLFLFEHLTDEQLDTLCQAGSIETFPAGPIVQEGDQATCFYVLIDGELIMSKRSGGVDIQTNRTSQRGVYFGAWSAYIPGEEQLYQASVRLVSESRVFVLEARAFAEFMRAQFPMAVHLMEGQLVGGRRQSQIIGQREKLLALGTITAGLTHQLNNPAAATARAVSDLRESVGHMRHKLAMVAEAKFSPESLRALVNIQDQVAEQVAKNKDLELTALEASDREDELGDWLEDHGIAGAWDYAPTFVEAGLDTDWLERVSALVDDLDSTASLQGAIGWLKYTIDNELRMNEIAEASKRISALLAGAKQYSQMDRGSYGSADVHELIRSTVMMFGDKIGGPGKDRPVTIVKDMDKTLPELQCYPGDLNQVWTNIIDNAIQAMGGHGTLTIRTSRENDQMIRVEICDDGPGIPEDVIDRIFTPFFTTKPFGEGTGLGLDLAWRIVVEKHGGNISVQSKPGDTRFAVCLPLVAPAPVIPTPGELSAAGAE, encoded by the coding sequence ATGGGCGAGACGTGTGTGCGCGACGAACTGCGGACGCTGTTCCTGTTCGAGCATCTGACCGACGAGCAGCTCGACACGCTGTGCCAGGCGGGCTCCATCGAGACGTTCCCGGCCGGCCCGATCGTGCAGGAGGGCGACCAGGCGACGTGCTTCTATGTGCTGATCGACGGCGAACTGATCATGTCGAAGCGCTCCGGCGGCGTCGACATCCAAACCAACCGGACCTCGCAACGTGGCGTCTATTTTGGTGCCTGGTCTGCCTACATCCCCGGTGAGGAGCAGCTCTACCAGGCCTCAGTACGCCTGGTGTCCGAGTCTCGGGTGTTCGTGCTGGAGGCGCGGGCGTTCGCGGAGTTCATGCGCGCGCAGTTCCCGATGGCCGTACACCTGATGGAAGGTCAGCTCGTCGGCGGCCGCCGACAGAGCCAGATCATCGGGCAGCGCGAGAAGCTGCTGGCACTGGGCACGATCACCGCGGGGCTGACCCACCAGCTGAACAATCCGGCGGCCGCCACCGCGCGCGCGGTATCCGACCTTCGCGAAAGCGTCGGTCACATGCGCCACAAACTCGCCATGGTCGCCGAGGCGAAGTTCAGCCCCGAATCGCTGCGCGCCCTGGTCAACATCCAGGATCAGGTCGCCGAACAGGTCGCCAAGAACAAGGACCTGGAACTCACCGCCCTGGAAGCCTCCGATCGCGAGGACGAACTCGGTGACTGGCTCGAGGATCACGGTATCGCCGGTGCCTGGGATTACGCTCCGACGTTCGTCGAGGCGGGTTTGGACACCGACTGGTTGGAGCGGGTGTCGGCACTGGTCGACGATCTGGATTCCACCGCCTCGCTGCAGGGTGCCATCGGCTGGCTGAAGTACACCATCGACAACGAGCTGCGGATGAACGAGATCGCCGAGGCGAGCAAGCGCATCTCGGCGCTGCTGGCGGGAGCCAAGCAGTACTCGCAGATGGATCGTGGTTCCTACGGCAGCGCCGATGTACACGAACTGATCCGCAGCACCGTGATGATGTTCGGCGACAAGATCGGCGGACCTGGCAAGGATCGTCCGGTGACGATCGTCAAGGACATGGACAAGACGCTGCCCGAACTGCAGTGCTATCCCGGCGACCTGAACCAGGTGTGGACCAACATCATCGACAACGCGATCCAGGCGATGGGTGGCCACGGCACCTTGACCATCCGGACCAGCCGCGAGAACGACCAGATGATCCGCGTCGAGATCTGTGATGACGGTCCCGGCATCCCCGAGGATGTCATCGACCGCATCTTCACCCCGTTCTTCACCACCAAACCTTTCGGCGAGGGCACCGGCCTCGGGCTGGACCTGGCCTGGCGCATCGTGGTCGAAAAGCACGGTGGGAATATCTCGGTGCAGTCCAAGCCCGGTGACACCCGGTTCGCGGTATGCCTGCCGTTGGTGGCGCCGGCCCCGGTCATCCCCACCCCGGGTGAGCTGTCGGCGGCGGGAGCCGAATAG